In one window of Paenarthrobacter nicotinovorans DNA:
- the purF gene encoding amidophosphoribosyltransferase, which produces MARGDGKLSHDLLPGEKGPQDACGVFGVWAPGEEVAKLTYYGLYALQHRGQESAGIATSDGKRINVYKDMGLVSQVFDETTLNTLTGHLAVGHCRYSTTGASHWANAQPTLGATATGTVALAHNGNLTNTAELREMILERNDGQLTGEMKQGNTSDTALVTALLEGEEGKTLEQTALELLPKIKGGFCFVFMDEGTLYAARDTYGIRPLCLGRLERGWVVASEQAGLATVGASFIREIEPGEFIAIDEDGVRSQRFAEATPAGCVFEYVYLARPDAAIAGRSVYEARVEMGRQLARENTHEADLVIPVPESGTPAAVGYAEQSGIPFAHGFVKNAYVGRTFIQPSQTLRQLGIRLKLNALESVIRGKRIVVVDDSIVRGNTQRAIVRMLREAGAAEVHVKISSPPVQWPCFYGIDFASRAELIANGATIEEISQAIGADSLAYISEDGMIGATQQPRERLCTACFTGKYPIELPHADKLGKNLLERTDLGGLEPATEADSVDASEDPAEKPGATGCDPGPDAEFENLLTDADRLTDADKKESV; this is translated from the coding sequence TTCTCCCCGGCGAAAAAGGCCCCCAGGACGCTTGTGGCGTCTTCGGGGTTTGGGCTCCCGGTGAAGAAGTAGCAAAACTCACCTATTACGGGCTGTATGCGCTGCAGCACCGCGGACAAGAATCGGCTGGTATTGCTACCAGTGACGGCAAGCGCATCAACGTCTACAAAGACATGGGCCTTGTGTCCCAGGTCTTCGACGAGACGACCCTCAACACCCTTACCGGGCACCTGGCCGTAGGCCACTGCCGGTACTCCACCACCGGTGCAAGCCACTGGGCCAACGCGCAGCCGACCCTCGGTGCGACGGCAACCGGCACGGTTGCCCTGGCCCACAACGGCAACCTGACCAACACCGCTGAGCTCCGGGAAATGATCCTTGAGCGCAACGACGGCCAGCTGACCGGTGAAATGAAGCAGGGCAACACCTCCGACACCGCACTGGTGACCGCCCTCCTTGAGGGCGAAGAGGGCAAGACCCTGGAGCAGACCGCACTGGAGCTGCTGCCCAAGATCAAGGGTGGCTTCTGCTTCGTCTTCATGGATGAAGGAACCCTCTACGCAGCCCGCGATACCTACGGCATCCGCCCGCTGTGCCTGGGTCGCCTGGAACGCGGCTGGGTTGTCGCTTCCGAGCAGGCCGGTCTGGCGACCGTTGGTGCAAGCTTTATCCGCGAGATTGAGCCCGGCGAATTCATCGCGATCGACGAGGACGGCGTCCGCTCCCAGCGTTTCGCCGAGGCAACCCCTGCCGGCTGCGTCTTCGAGTACGTCTACCTCGCCCGCCCGGATGCTGCCATTGCCGGCCGCTCCGTGTACGAGGCCCGCGTTGAAATGGGTCGCCAGCTGGCCCGCGAAAACACGCACGAGGCAGACCTCGTGATCCCGGTTCCCGAGTCCGGTACCCCCGCCGCTGTTGGCTATGCCGAGCAGTCCGGGATCCCGTTCGCACACGGCTTCGTCAAGAACGCCTACGTGGGCCGTACGTTCATCCAGCCTTCGCAGACCCTGCGCCAGCTCGGTATCCGGCTCAAGCTCAACGCTTTGGAATCCGTGATCCGCGGCAAGCGCATTGTGGTGGTGGATGACTCGATCGTCCGCGGCAACACCCAGCGCGCCATCGTACGAATGCTCCGCGAAGCCGGCGCCGCTGAGGTACACGTCAAGATTTCTTCTCCCCCGGTCCAGTGGCCCTGCTTCTACGGCATCGACTTCGCCTCCCGCGCGGAGCTCATCGCCAACGGCGCCACCATCGAGGAGATCTCCCAGGCCATCGGCGCTGACTCGCTGGCCTACATCTCCGAAGACGGCATGATCGGCGCCACCCAGCAGCCGCGCGAACGCCTCTGCACGGCATGCTTCACCGGCAAGTACCCGATCGAACTGCCGCACGCGGACAAGCTCGGCAAGAACCTGCTGGAACGGACCGATCTTGGCGGACTGGAACCGGCTACCGAGGCCGATTCGGTGGACGCTTCCGAGGACCCGGCCGAGAAGCCGGGCGCCACAGGCTGCGATCCCGGGCCTGACGCCGAATTCGAGAATTTGCTGACCGACGCTGATCGTTTGACCGACGCCGACAAGAAAGAGTCTGTATGA
- the purM gene encoding phosphoribosylformylglycinamidine cyclo-ligase, translated as MTSATPAAENNAGITYASAGVDVEAGDRAVELMKDAVKATHNSSVIGGVGGFAGLYDVSKLLTFKKPLLATSTDGVGTKVAIAQAMDIHDTIGFDLVGMVVDDIVVVGAEPLYMTDYIACGKVVPERIADIVRGIAAACSVAGTALVGGETAEHPGLLGEHEYDVAGAATGVVEADALLGPDRVRAGDVVIGMASSGLHSNGYSLVRRVINHAGWALDRQVSELGRTLGEELLEPTRVYAADCLDLARAFPVHTADAVHGFSHVTGGGLAANLARVLPQGLVATVDRNTWELPAIFKLVSELGNVPLADLERTLNLGVGMVAIVSAEAADAAVARLNDRGLPSWIMGTVSADSDSIDKTGPDYVQGAKGVDGGAVRLVNAYA; from the coding sequence ATGACCTCCGCAACCCCCGCCGCTGAGAACAACGCCGGCATCACCTACGCTTCGGCCGGTGTCGACGTCGAAGCGGGAGACCGCGCCGTCGAACTCATGAAGGACGCTGTCAAGGCGACCCACAACTCGTCGGTGATTGGCGGCGTCGGCGGTTTTGCCGGCCTGTACGACGTCTCCAAGCTGCTCACCTTCAAGAAGCCGCTGCTGGCCACGTCCACGGACGGCGTCGGCACCAAGGTCGCCATCGCGCAGGCCATGGACATCCACGACACCATCGGTTTCGACCTCGTCGGCATGGTCGTGGACGATATCGTCGTTGTCGGTGCAGAACCGCTGTACATGACGGACTACATCGCCTGCGGCAAGGTTGTGCCCGAGCGCATCGCGGACATCGTCCGTGGCATCGCTGCTGCGTGCTCCGTGGCCGGTACCGCCCTGGTGGGTGGCGAAACCGCTGAGCACCCGGGCCTGCTGGGCGAGCACGAGTACGACGTCGCAGGTGCCGCCACCGGCGTCGTCGAGGCTGACGCGCTGCTCGGCCCGGACCGCGTCCGTGCCGGCGATGTCGTCATCGGCATGGCTTCCTCGGGCCTGCACTCCAACGGCTACTCCCTGGTCCGCCGCGTCATAAACCACGCAGGTTGGGCATTGGACCGCCAGGTTTCCGAGCTCGGCCGGACGCTGGGCGAAGAGCTCCTGGAGCCCACCCGCGTCTACGCAGCTGACTGCCTTGACCTGGCCCGCGCCTTCCCGGTGCACACGGCCGACGCCGTTCACGGCTTCAGCCACGTCACCGGTGGTGGCCTCGCTGCCAACCTGGCACGCGTCCTCCCGCAGGGCCTCGTCGCCACGGTGGACCGCAACACCTGGGAACTCCCGGCCATCTTCAAGCTGGTCTCCGAGCTCGGCAACGTCCCGTTGGCCGACCTCGAGCGCACCCTGAACCTCGGTGTGGGCATGGTGGCCATCGTTTCCGCCGAAGCAGCAGACGCCGCCGTGGCCCGCCTGAACGACCGCGGCCTGCCGTCCTGGATCATGGGCACAGTTTCGGCTGACAGCGACTCGATCGACAAGACCGGCCCGGACTACGTCCAGGGTGCCAAGGGCGTCGACGGCGGCGCTGTCCGTTTGGTGAACGCCTACGCCTAA
- a CDS encoding VOC family protein, producing the protein MTTRNHYASGEPCWADLQTRDVAAAKDFYQRVFGWTYKDLPTPDGRSYSQAFVKDQLVAVIAPQNSMQEAAGTRGQWNIYLAATDTEEVAEDAAHAGGKLQFGPEAVADTGVLAFIEAAGGGTTGIWQAGTHLGSHLYNESGALAWAELLTPEPQAAVGFLQQLFGYEVTEYPQDDGGSYSTLMVNGEEVAGVVPAGEGEEAGWQVYFGVDDVRKAADAAVAAGGELLVEPDARPEAGSLATIQDPQGGVLSLIQV; encoded by the coding sequence ATGACCACCCGTAACCATTACGCCAGCGGAGAGCCGTGTTGGGCGGACCTGCAGACCAGGGACGTCGCGGCGGCAAAGGATTTCTACCAGCGCGTTTTCGGCTGGACGTACAAGGACCTGCCCACCCCCGATGGACGCAGTTACTCCCAGGCCTTCGTGAAGGACCAGCTGGTAGCGGTGATCGCTCCGCAGAACTCCATGCAGGAAGCGGCCGGAACCCGCGGCCAATGGAACATCTACCTCGCTGCCACGGACACTGAGGAAGTGGCCGAGGATGCTGCCCATGCCGGCGGGAAGCTCCAGTTCGGGCCGGAGGCTGTCGCCGATACCGGGGTACTGGCGTTCATCGAGGCCGCGGGTGGCGGAACCACCGGTATTTGGCAGGCCGGAACGCACCTCGGCAGCCACCTCTACAACGAATCCGGAGCGCTGGCCTGGGCTGAACTCCTGACGCCCGAGCCCCAGGCCGCCGTCGGATTCCTCCAGCAGCTGTTCGGATACGAGGTCACCGAATACCCGCAGGACGACGGCGGCAGCTACAGCACGCTGATGGTGAACGGTGAGGAGGTGGCTGGCGTGGTTCCTGCCGGAGAAGGCGAGGAAGCCGGATGGCAGGTGTACTTCGGAGTGGACGATGTCCGCAAAGCCGCCGATGCAGCCGTTGCCGCCGGGGGAGAGCTCCTGGTTGAACCCGATGCCCGGCCGGAGGCGGGGTCGCTAGCTACCATCCAGGATCCGCAGGGCGGTGTGCTGAGTCTGATCCAGGTGTGA